Proteins encoded in a region of the Clostridium butyricum genome:
- a CDS encoding LURP-one-related/scramblase family protein, whose amino-acid sequence MKLLIKQRVFSWTDTYDVYDENGNTKYYVKSEFFSIGHKIHVYSTLTNLEVGSISEKILTFLPEFNIHINGSNVGSVRKQLTLFRPKYHINYNGWNVTGDIFEWDYDVVDNFNNEIMHISKELLHFGDTYVLDFVNQENEIMGLLLVIAIDAANCSKGD is encoded by the coding sequence ATGAAATTATTAATTAAGCAAAGAGTATTTTCCTGGACTGATACCTATGATGTTTATGATGAAAATGGAAATACAAAATATTATGTGAAAAGTGAGTTTTTTTCAATAGGGCACAAAATACATGTATACAGTACGCTTACAAATTTAGAAGTGGGAAGTATATCGGAAAAAATACTTACATTCCTACCTGAATTTAATATCCATATAAATGGCAGTAACGTTGGCTCTGTCCGTAAGCAGCTCACATTATTCAGACCCAAATATCACATAAACTATAATGGATGGAATGTTACAGGTGATATTTTTGAATGGGATTATGATGTTGTAGATAATTTTAACAATGAAATTATGCATATATCAAAGGAGTTGCTTCACTTTGGTGATACATATGTACTTGACTTTGTTAATCAAGAAAATGAAATAATGGGTCTATTACTGGTAATAGCTATTGATGCAGCTAATTGTTCTAAAGGTGATTAA
- a CDS encoding glycosyltransferase family 2 protein — MNMNYNKDNLGTDIEVVITSFNQGSMILEAVHSLCTQTSLPKRIIIVDDGSTDEYSLNVLKTIEEDSSLSIPVIINYQQNGGVSSARNAGIKKAEAPMVLVLDGDDKLEPTYIEYVSKLLRDNPAMVATSSWMHTFGVLDAIVCPTGGNVVPFLSHNCCPATHILRREVFEQCGGYDESMRSGFEDWDFFLSMLETIPEAYIGIVERPLINYRTAPASSNVKSMNKRLELMRFIIEKHINSYCNHIADALLGIEEISNSRLYRLENEIIHSIINNKQLSETSSDFIHNPSYGDGGMASSVRIVSTHK, encoded by the coding sequence ATGAATATGAATTATAATAAAGATAATTTGGGCACAGATATTGAAGTTGTTATAACAAGTTTTAATCAAGGTTCTATGATTCTTGAAGCAGTACATTCCTTATGTACTCAAACATCATTACCTAAAAGAATCATAATTGTAGATGATGGTTCTACAGATGAATACTCTCTTAATGTTTTAAAAACAATTGAAGAAGATTCCAGTTTATCAATTCCAGTAATCATAAATTATCAACAAAATGGTGGTGTATCATCTGCAAGAAATGCTGGGATTAAAAAAGCAGAAGCACCAATGGTATTAGTGCTTGATGGAGATGATAAACTTGAACCTACATATATTGAATATGTAAGTAAATTACTTCGTGATAATCCAGCAATGGTTGCAACTTCATCTTGGATGCATACTTTTGGAGTTTTAGATGCAATTGTTTGCCCTACTGGAGGGAATGTAGTGCCATTTTTATCTCATAATTGTTGTCCAGCGACACATATTCTTCGACGAGAAGTATTTGAACAATGTGGTGGTTATGATGAATCTATGCGTTCAGGTTTTGAAGATTGGGATTTCTTTTTAAGCATGTTGGAAACTATACCAGAAGCATATATTGGAATTGTTGAAAGACCGTTGATTAACTATCGTACTGCTCCTGCTTCATCTAATGTAAAAAGTATGAATAAACGACTTGAACTTATGCGGTTTATTATCGAAAAACATATTAACAGTTATTGTAATCATATTGCAGATGCTTTATTGGGTATTGAAGAAATATCTAATTCAAGACTATATCGATTGGAAAATGAAATTATTCATTCAATAATAAATAATAAACAATTAAGCGAAACATCAAGTGATTTTATACACAATCCATCGTATGGTGATGGAGGTATGGCTTCATCAGTTCGTATTGTGTCAACCCATAAGTAA
- a CDS encoding DUF4362 domain-containing protein, producing MKRIKIIIILSLVELSLISNPISANAEWKKDDKGWWNSEGNSWSIGWQYIENNWYYFDSNGYMRTGWIEDGDNWYYLLENGAMAKDSTIDGYVLDSNGAWDRMLSNNSISNSDNFKEYEKIASDYIKIKGYNIINSKGQVDSYILNKDMLYGSIESDLYSDIWAEQNVEPDVYFGKEISVYGFKVKNHPLEKIYNVDTTNIFIMICDGKVIGGYSVPNGDFVGGVYSLDGKTLEEVTGLTYLKWCDIWKEKYCSDTIKANTTSYKAIEDLPLDYSFNLAKENGDVVCSLMEQYNVQKLDNFFENYNNKTAKVGDMIRITIYGDEGDPYITDLIVGTDCIELTIDNSRDKFGGSNKNILKKYKIVNLYKKYEHNSINYYAENDKGESMFLYYCNIDGGIK from the coding sequence ATGAAAAGGATAAAAATAATTATTATTCTATCATTAGTAGAATTAAGTTTAATATCAAATCCTATATCAGCAAATGCAGAATGGAAGAAAGATGATAAGGGTTGGTGGAATTCTGAAGGAAATTCATGGTCAATAGGATGGCAATATATTGAAAATAACTGGTATTATTTTGATAGTAATGGATATATGAGAACCGGATGGATTGAAGATGGAGACAATTGGTATTATTTGTTAGAAAATGGTGCTATGGCTAAAGACAGTACTATAGATGGATATGTGTTAGATTCAAATGGAGCATGGGACAGGATGTTATCAAATAATAGTATATCAAATTCAGATAACTTTAAAGAATATGAAAAAATAGCTTCTGATTATATTAAAATCAAGGGATATAATATAATAAATAGCAAGGGTCAAGTGGATAGTTATATATTAAATAAAGACATGCTTTATGGAAGTATAGAATCGGATTTATATTCAGATATATGGGCAGAACAGAATGTAGAGCCAGATGTATACTTTGGAAAAGAAATCAGTGTATATGGATTTAAAGTGAAAAATCATCCTTTAGAGAAAATATATAATGTAGATACTACCAATATTTTCATTATGATATGTGATGGAAAAGTGATAGGAGGATATTCTGTACCAAATGGAGATTTTGTTGGGGGAGTTTATTCATTAGATGGAAAAACATTAGAAGAAGTAACGGGATTAACTTATCTAAAGTGGTGTGATATATGGAAAGAAAAATATTGTAGTGATACTATAAAAGCTAATACTACTAGCTATAAAGCTATTGAAGATTTACCACTAGACTATAGCTTTAATTTGGCAAAAGAAAATGGAGATGTAGTGTGTTCTTTAATGGAACAATATAATGTACAAAAACTTGATAACTTTTTTGAAAATTATAATAATAAAACAGCAAAAGTAGGAGACATGATAAGAATAACAATATATGGAGATGAAGGTGATCCATATATAACAGATTTGATAGTGGGAACTGACTGTATTGAGCTTACAATTGATAACTCTAGAGATAAATTTGGAGGTTCCAACAAAAACATACTAAAGAAATATAAAATAGTAAATTTATATAAAAAATATGAACATAATAGTATAAATTATTATGCTGAAAATGATAAGGGAGAATCAATGTTTTTATACTATTGTAATATAGATGGAGGAATAAAATGA
- a CDS encoding flavodoxin domain-containing protein has product MKIVVIYKSKTGFTKKYAEWIAKDLSADIFDIKKVNINMLTKYDAIVYGGSLYAVGIIGVKFITKNIDKLKSKKVVVFATGASPSRTEVLNDVINKNFTTEQQKFIKFFYLRGGFNYSKLNSFDKFLMTLFKWKIKNKTQEELSSDEIGMLALYDKPADFTLKNNIDKIITYVNS; this is encoded by the coding sequence GTGAAAATAGTAGTGATATACAAGTCTAAAACAGGTTTTACAAAAAAATATGCAGAGTGGATTGCGAAAGATTTGTCAGCGGACATTTTTGATATAAAAAAGGTTAATATCAATATGCTAACTAAATATGATGCAATAGTTTATGGTGGGAGTTTGTATGCGGTAGGTATCATTGGAGTGAAATTTATAACAAAAAACATTGATAAACTTAAAAGCAAAAAGGTAGTGGTTTTTGCAACAGGGGCATCACCTTCAAGAACTGAGGTACTAAATGATGTTATAAATAAAAACTTTACCACAGAGCAACAAAAATTTATTAAGTTTTTTTATCTAAGGGGAGGTTTTAATTATAGTAAACTGAATTCTTTTGATAAGTTTCTTATGACATTATTTAAATGGAAAATAAAAAATAAAACACAAGAAGAATTATCATCTGATGAAATAGGTATGCTTGCTTTATATGATAAGCCAGCAGATTTTACATTAAAGAACAATATAGATAAAATAATTACTTATGTTAATTCGTAA
- a CDS encoding SDR family NAD(P)-dependent oxidoreductase, with protein MNVGSLVSFMSALYNVVYSATKAFVLSFTEGLYYEYRDKGIQFVAICPGATNTCFFDKAGKSNASGGKLREPEQVVKTALKGLKKNKPFVVDGTKTKFTVLLSKLLPRRVFPILLSKMDTK; from the coding sequence ATAAATGTTGGATCCTTAGTCTCATTTATGTCTGCACTTTATAATGTTGTTTATTCTGCAACTAAAGCTTTTGTATTATCATTTACTGAAGGTTTATATTATGAATATAGAGATAAAGGAATTCAATTTGTTGCTATATGTCCAGGTGCAACAAATACTTGTTTCTTTGATAAGGCGGGAAAATCTAATGCTTCTGGTGGAAAGCTAAGAGAACCTGAACAAGTTGTGAAAACTGCATTAAAGGGTTTAAAGAAAAATAAGCCATTTGTTGTAGATGGAACTAAAACTAAATTTACAGTTTTATTATCAAAACTTTTACCAAGAAGAGTATTTCCTATTCTTTTAAGTAAAATGGATACTAAATAA
- the catA gene encoding type A chloramphenicol O-acetyltransferase, whose protein sequence is MDFRIINKDDWDRREYFEHYFSEIPCTYSMTVKLDISKIKISNKKLYPTMLYYITKVVNRHSEFRTSFNINGQLGIFNEMLPCYTVFNKETETFSNIWTEYSDDYDIFCELYEKDIKDFVSVNRMMAKPDMPMNNFSVSMIPWTTFEGFNLNLQKGYDYLLPIFTMGKYYEEGGKYILPLAVQVNHAVCDGFHICRFINELQELINKYKPSII, encoded by the coding sequence ATGGATTTTAGAATTATTAACAAAGATGATTGGGATAGAAGAGAATATTTTGAACATTATTTTTCAGAGATTCCATGTACATACAGTATGACTGTTAAGCTAGATATTAGCAAAATTAAAATTTCAAATAAGAAACTATATCCAACAATGCTTTACTACATTACAAAAGTAGTTAACAGACATAGTGAATTTAGAACATCTTTTAATATAAATGGACAATTAGGAATTTTTAATGAAATGTTACCTTGTTATACAGTATTTAATAAAGAGACAGAAACATTTTCTAATATATGGACAGAGTATTCTGATGATTATGATATTTTTTGTGAGTTATATGAAAAGGATATTAAGGATTTTGTTTCTGTAAATAGGATGATGGCAAAACCAGATATGCCTATGAATAATTTTTCCGTATCAATGATACCTTGGACAACGTTTGAAGGATTTAATTTAAATTTACAAAAAGGCTATGATTATTTACTTCCCATTTTCACCATGGGGAAATATTATGAAGAAGGAGGTAAGTATATTTTACCATTAGCTGTACAGGTTAATCATGCAGTTTGTGATGGATTTCATATTTGCCGCTTTATAAATGAATTACAAGAATTAATAAATAAATATAAGCCTAGTATTATTTAA
- a CDS encoding GNAT family N-acetyltransferase, producing the protein MQIELIPIIDRDLGQFKASAQEAFQKGFEAHFGKTTDTILPEKDIDEALNAKGAIAYKAVINGEFVGGAVVEIDKGTQHNHLDFLFVKHGIQSKGIGKSIWFQIEKLHPETKIWETCTPYFDVRNIHFYVNVCGFHIVEFFNEKHPMPDLPDDFVGDGNQGMFEFIKQM; encoded by the coding sequence ATGCAGATAGAACTTATTCCAATTATAGATAGAGATTTAGGTCAATTCAAAGCGAGTGCACAGGAAGCTTTTCAAAAAGGATTTGAAGCACATTTTGGGAAGACTACTGATACAATTCTTCCAGAGAAAGATATTGATGAAGCTTTGAATGCCAAAGGAGCCATTGCATATAAGGCAGTTATTAATGGTGAATTTGTTGGAGGGGCCGTTGTCGAGATTGATAAAGGAACTCAACATAATCATCTTGATTTCCTTTTCGTAAAACACGGAATACAAAGTAAGGGTATTGGTAAAAGTATTTGGTTTCAGATAGAAAAACTACATCCGGAAACAAAGATTTGGGAAACTTGCACTCCATATTTTGATGTAAGAAATATTCATTTTTATGTGAATGTATGTGGGTTCCATATTGTTGAGTTTTTCAATGAAAAACATCCTATGCCTGACCTTCCAGATGATTTTGTGGGAGATGGAAATCAAGGGATGTTTGAATTTATAAAACAAATGTAA
- the splB gene encoding spore photoproduct lyase: MFIPKRVIFEKDSLETEVGKNIYNKIKNNPNIEIINASSNKIKSHIPGDNLFEQYKSGKQTLVVGKRKSLKFQTCKPSANYQLPLVSGCMGRCEYCYLNTQLGDKPFVRVFTNIDDVLNRAKEYIEERLPQITIFEGAATSDPIPLEPYTNALKKTIEFIGKEEKGRFRFVTKYNDVDTLLDAKHNNHTEIRFSINTPTVINTYEHYTASIDKRIEAAVKVANAGYKIGFIIAPIFIYDNWQKEYKDLIENIKSKLPSEFNEQIIFEVISHRYTTKAKNRILEIFPETTLPMNDEDRKFKYGQFGYGKYIYTKDQLAEIKEFFIFNIKEIFPNSIIKYVI; the protein is encoded by the coding sequence ATGTTTATTCCTAAAAGAGTAATATTTGAAAAAGATTCATTAGAAACTGAAGTTGGTAAAAATATTTACAATAAAATAAAAAATAATCCCAATATCGAAATTATAAATGCATCTTCTAATAAAATTAAAAGTCATATACCTGGTGATAATTTATTTGAACAATATAAATCTGGAAAACAGACATTAGTTGTAGGTAAACGTAAAAGCTTAAAATTCCAAACTTGTAAACCATCAGCTAATTATCAATTACCATTAGTTAGTGGATGTATGGGAAGATGTGAGTATTGTTATTTAAATACACAGCTAGGTGATAAACCTTTTGTAAGAGTTTTTACTAACATTGATGATGTATTAAATAGAGCCAAAGAATATATAGAGGAAAGATTACCACAGATAACTATTTTTGAAGGTGCAGCTACATCTGATCCTATTCCACTTGAACCGTATACCAATGCCTTAAAAAAGACAATAGAATTTATTGGCAAAGAAGAAAAAGGAAGATTTAGATTTGTAACTAAATATAATGATGTAGATACTTTATTAGATGCAAAGCATAATAATCATACTGAAATTAGGTTCAGTATAAATACACCCACTGTCATAAACACCTATGAACACTATACAGCATCTATTGATAAAAGAATTGAAGCAGCTGTAAAGGTTGCTAATGCTGGCTACAAAATAGGATTTATAATTGCCCCTATTTTTATCTACGATAATTGGCAAAAAGAATATAAGGATTTAATTGAAAACATAAAATCTAAATTACCTAGTGAATTTAATGAACAGATTATATTTGAAGTTATTTCTCATAGATATACAACTAAGGCTAAAAATCGAATACTAGAAATATTTCCTGAAACTACATTACCAATGAATGATGAAGATAGAAAGTTTAAATACGGACAATTCGGATATGGTAAGTATATCTATACTAAAGATCAATTAGCAGAAATTAAAGAATTCTTTATTTTTAACATTAAAGAAATATTTCCAAATAGTATAATAAAATATGTAATTTAA
- a CDS encoding YbgA family protein, giving the protein MRKPKLIISKCLNSEKCRFDGQGYDDKVISLLRDYVDIETVCPETSIGLSIPRNPLRIEKDSDINRLIEAKSNVDYTYQMCEFAEEFINGIDDIDGFILKSRSPSCGIKDVKVYPKAQKCSISKNATGIFSSKVIEGMSNIPIENEGRLKNYNIRDEFLTKIFTINDFKCTDSILDFHNKNILLLKSYSTKISKELDSIANKQNLNEKDIDLYKSKLYELLNKKRNKKSKVKICKGIFENFKDKLIKNEIDYFYNLLNLYENEKTPFSSIIVALQMYSIRFNNEEVLNQTFFNPYPKCLVNISDSGKGRNL; this is encoded by the coding sequence ATGAGAAAGCCCAAATTAATAATAAGTAAATGCTTAAATTCAGAAAAATGTAGATTTGATGGTCAAGGCTATGATGATAAAGTTATATCTTTATTAAGAGATTACGTAGACATAGAAACTGTATGCCCTGAAACTTCTATAGGCTTATCTATACCTAGAAATCCTCTAAGAATTGAAAAAGATAGTGATATTAATAGATTAATTGAAGCAAAATCAAATGTAGATTATACCTATCAAATGTGTGAATTTGCAGAAGAATTTATAAATGGAATAGATGACATAGATGGGTTTATATTAAAAAGCAGATCTCCATCTTGTGGTATAAAAGATGTTAAAGTTTATCCCAAAGCTCAAAAATGTAGTATAAGTAAGAATGCTACAGGTATTTTTTCGAGTAAAGTAATAGAAGGAATGTCAAACATTCCAATAGAAAATGAAGGAAGATTAAAAAATTATAATATAAGGGATGAATTTTTGACAAAAATATTTACTATTAATGATTTTAAATGCACAGATAGTATTTTAGATTTTCATAATAAAAACATATTACTTTTAAAATCGTATAGTACAAAAATCAGTAAAGAATTAGATTCTATTGCAAATAAACAAAATTTAAATGAAAAAGATATAGATTTATACAAAAGCAAATTATATGAATTATTAAATAAAAAAAGAAATAAGAAAAGTAAAGTAAAGATTTGTAAGGGTATATTTGAAAATTTTAAAGATAAACTAATAAAAAATGAAATAGATTACTTTTATAACTTGTTAAATTTATATGAAAATGAAAAAACACCATTCAGCTCTATAATAGTTGCACTACAAATGTATTCAATAAGATTTAATAATGAAGAAGTACTAAATCAAACATTCTTTAATCCATATCCAAAATGTTTAGTAAATATATCTGACTCGGGAAAGGGAAGAAATTTATAA
- a CDS encoding EscE/YscE/SsaE family type III secretion system needle protein co-chaperone — MQMNAKDQLQSACNQLSTAQGALNQAMSSVEKPENKQEIEKALNAINNAVSVSNSAYQNYRD; from the coding sequence ATGCAAATGAATGCAAAAGATCAATTACAAAGTGCTTGTAACCAATTATCAACTGCTCAAGGTGCTTTAAATCAAGCTATGAGTAGTGTTGAAAAACCAGAGAATAAACAAGAAATAGAAAAAGCTTTAAATGCAATAAATAATGCCGTGTCCGTATCAAATAGTGCATATCAAAACTACAGAGATTAG
- a CDS encoding MgtC/SapB family protein, which translates to MKQLYLIQLDYLLRLFIAAVCGMAIGYERKNRMKEAGIRTHFIVAIGAALIMIISKYGFQDQIGWPNMSLDPSRIAAQVVTGVGFLGAGVIFMQKQTIVGLTTAAGVWVTAAIGLSIGSGLYFVGIAATVITILGQILLHGKIRFLSSPRTETLMLQIVDNADAIKLLQDIFEDNEIIILNLKSKRDEKSSLINVEVIIRVYESFNMTKFLNILQSKDFIKSLEF; encoded by the coding sequence ATGAAACAATTGTATTTAATTCAATTAGATTATTTATTAAGACTTTTTATTGCTGCAGTATGCGGAATGGCTATTGGATATGAAAGAAAAAATAGAATGAAAGAGGCTGGAATTAGAACACATTTCATAGTTGCTATAGGAGCAGCGCTTATAATGATTATATCTAAATATGGATTTCAAGATCAGATAGGGTGGCCGAACATGTCTCTTGATCCGTCACGTATAGCAGCACAGGTAGTCACAGGAGTTGGATTCCTTGGGGCAGGTGTGATTTTTATGCAAAAACAAACCATAGTAGGATTAACAACTGCAGCAGGGGTTTGGGTTACAGCAGCTATAGGATTATCAATAGGTTCTGGGCTTTATTTTGTTGGGATAGCAGCTACCGTTATTACTATATTAGGACAAATACTTTTGCATGGAAAAATTAGATTTTTATCATCGCCAAGGACAGAAACATTAATGTTACAGATTGTGGATAATGCAGATGCTATTAAATTGCTTCAAGACATTTTTGAAGATAATGAGATAATTATACTTAATTTAAAAAGTAAAAGAGATGAAAAATCTTCGTTAATTAATGTTGAAGTTATTATAAGAGTATATGAGTCATTTAATATGACTAAATTCTTAAATATTTTGCAAAGTAAAGATTTTATAAAGTCTTTAGAATTTTAA
- a CDS encoding PhzF family phenazine biosynthesis protein, whose product MKMYIVDAFAEKVFQGNSAAVCITDSWMNQDKMQAIAAENNLSETAFIVKEGEVYHIRWFTPLYEIDLCGHATLASAFIIDNYIDPNKEIINFTSQSGDLQVKCRDGFYTLNFPSRPPQKIEKLKEVEEVLGIEIKELFTSRDLMAVVENENIIKNLTPNFDKMKDLSIGDGIIVTAEGSDCDFVSRCFYPKCGVNEDPVTGSAHCNLIPYWSERLGKTKMNAKQISERGGILYCKDCGDRVEITGKAVIYAISEIFI is encoded by the coding sequence ATGAAAATGTATATAGTAGATGCTTTTGCAGAAAAAGTATTCCAGGGGAATTCAGCAGCGGTTTGTATTACTGACAGCTGGATGAATCAAGATAAAATGCAGGCTATTGCAGCTGAAAATAATCTTTCAGAAACGGCATTTATAGTTAAAGAGGGAGAGGTTTATCATATAAGATGGTTTACGCCATTATATGAAATAGATCTTTGTGGACATGCAACTCTTGCAAGTGCTTTTATAATAGATAATTATATTGACCCTAATAAAGAGATAATTAATTTCACAAGTCAGAGTGGAGATTTACAAGTAAAATGCAGAGATGGTTTTTATACATTGAACTTTCCATCAAGACCACCACAAAAAATAGAAAAATTAAAAGAAGTAGAAGAGGTTCTGGGAATAGAAATAAAAGAACTTTTTACTTCAAGAGATTTAATGGCAGTTGTTGAAAATGAAAATATTATTAAAAATCTTACTCCTAATTTTGATAAGATGAAAGATTTATCAATAGGTGATGGTATTATAGTTACAGCAGAAGGCAGCGATTGCGATTTTGTGTCAAGATGCTTTTATCCTAAATGTGGTGTTAATGAAGATCCTGTTACAGGTTCAGCACATTGTAATTTAATACCATACTGGTCTGAGAGGCTTGGCAAAACTAAAATGAATGCAAAACAGATTTCTGAGCGAGGAGGAATTTTATACTGCAAAGATTGTGGTGACAGAGTTGAGATAACAGGAAAAGCTGTTATTTATGCTATAAGTGAAATTTTTATTTAA
- a CDS encoding YciI family protein, with translation MFIVNLTYIRPLEEVEKYLAEHITFLNKYYGTDNFICSGRKNPRNGGVILCNAKNIEEVKEIISEDPFNLNKIAEYEIIEFQPTKYSEIFNECIK, from the coding sequence ATGTTTATAGTAAACTTAACATATATTAGACCGCTAGAAGAAGTTGAAAAGTATTTAGCAGAGCATATTACATTTTTAAATAAATATTATGGAACTGACAATTTTATTTGTTCAGGAAGAAAAAATCCTCGTAATGGTGGCGTTATTTTATGCAATGCAAAAAATATAGAAGAGGTAAAGGAAATTATTAGTGAAGATCCTTTTAATTTAAATAAAATTGCTGAGTATGAAATTATAGAATTCCAGCCAACAAAATATTCTGAAATATTTAATGAATGTATTAAATAA
- a CDS encoding GNAT family N-acetyltransferase, whose amino-acid sequence MNNLGSITLETDRLTIRKFNLNDGIHVYNNWASDENVTKFLTWPHHKAKGMSVSYVNWVIKNYEKDTENTMYEWAIELKELGQPIGSIGVVAFNKEVESVQIGYCIGAKWWHSGIMSEALKEVIRFFMEEVEVKRIEARYDPRNTHSGKVMEKCGLKYEGTLRCCDKNNSGICDTSWYGILRNEYFNR is encoded by the coding sequence ATGAACAATCTAGGAAGTATAACCCTTGAAACAGATAGGCTAACAATCCGAAAATTTAATTTAAATGATGGAATACATGTGTATAATAACTGGGCATCTGATGAAAATGTTACTAAATTTTTAACATGGCCACATCATAAGGCAAAGGGAATGTCAGTAAGCTATGTAAACTGGGTTATTAAAAATTATGAAAAAGATACTGAAAATACAATGTATGAATGGGCAATAGAATTAAAGGAACTTGGACAACCAATAGGGTCAATTGGTGTTGTAGCTTTTAATAAAGAAGTGGAAAGTGTTCAGATTGGTTACTGTATTGGAGCTAAGTGGTGGCACAGTGGAATAATGAGTGAAGCATTAAAGGAAGTTATAAGATTCTTTATGGAAGAGGTTGAAGTGAAACGTATCGAAGCACGATATGATCCTCGGAATACACACTCAGGAAAAGTTATGGAGAAATGTGGATTAAAATATGAAGGAACATTAAGATGTTGTGATAAAAACAATTCAGGGATATGTGATACTTCGTGGTATGGAATCCTTAGAAACGAGTATTTTAATAGATGA